In Phyllostomus discolor isolate MPI-MPIP mPhyDis1 chromosome 2, mPhyDis1.pri.v3, whole genome shotgun sequence, the following are encoded in one genomic region:
- the SINHCAF gene encoding SIN3-HDAC complex-associated factor produces MFGFHKPKMYRSIEGCCICRAKSSSSRFTDSKRYEKDFQSCFGLHETRSGDICNACVLLVKRWKKLPAGSKKNWNHVVDARAGPSLKTTLKPKKVKTLSGNRIKSNQISKLQKEFKRHNSDAHSTTSSASPAQSPCYSNQSDDGSDTEMASGSNRTPVFSFLDLTYWKRQKICCGIIYKGRFGEVLIDTHLFKPCCSNKKAAAEKPEEQGPEPLPISTQEW; encoded by the exons ATGTTTGGTTTTCACAAGCCAAAGATGTACCGAAGTATAGAAGGCTGCTGTATTTGCAGAGCTAAGTCCTCCAGCTCTCGATTCACTGACAGTAAACGCTACGAAAAGGACTTCCAGAGCTGTTTTGG GTTGCACGAGACTCGTTCGGGAGACATCTGTAATGCCTGTGTCCTGCTTGTGAAAAGATGGAAGAAATTGCCAGCGGGATCAAAAAAAAACTGGAATCAT GTGGTAGATGCAAGGGCAGGACCCAGTCTGAAGACTACGCTGAAaccaaagaaagtgaaaactcTATCTGGAAACAGGATAAAAAGCAACCAGATCAGCAAACTGCAGAAGGAATTTAAACGTCACA ATTCTGATGCTCACAGTACCACCTCAAGTGCCTCCCCCGCTCAGTCTCCTTGTTACAGTAACCAGTCAGATGATGGCTCTGACACAGAGATGGCTTCAGGCTCTAACAGAAcgcctgttttctcctttttagatCTCACGTACTGGAAAAG gcagAAAATATGTTGCGGGATTATCTATAAAGGCCGTTTTGGGGAAGTCCTCATCGACACACATCTATTCAAGCCTTGCTGCAGCAATAAGAAGGCGGCTGCTGAGAAGCCGGAGGAGCAGGGGCCAGAGcctctgcccatctccactcAGGAGTGGTGA